The Anolis carolinensis isolate JA03-04 chromosome 2, rAnoCar3.1.pri, whole genome shotgun sequence genome has a window encoding:
- the LOC134296706 gene encoding ADP-ribosylation factor GTPase-activating protein 2-like, protein MIEIVSKTGGAQEIKQAQEEDESLKPLFKQAESLPDSAEELPNKFVTKDGVLYRESKSLKSEERSEIHSQSFTEIERQAQVAEKLKEQQAERLGMGLVSRSSISHSVLSEMQVIEQETPVTTKSTRSQLDFFEDIGSFTSGPPKYKDNPFSLGDAFSSQWETDNSSWGMDKGEEEADIAISSIRPIGDRPINRRETESKISVVESNEAQQKFAGAKVISSDMFFGREADTVPVAEYLTDLQSTMRVARDIAQEHLAVAQQRQKSYYDRSAKPRSKRRLFFDGESGKDPDVMGIGSFNHQQFTFKILQKCLDCFAGLLK, encoded by the coding sequence ATGATCGAAATTGTTAGTAAAACAGGGGGAGCGCAAGAAATTAAACAAGCTCAGGAGGAAGATGAATCCCTGAAGCCTTTGTTTAAGCAAGCTGAAAGTTTACCAGATTCAGCAGAAGAACTACCCAATAAATTTGTCACAAAAGATGGTGTGCtttacagagaaagcaaaagtttgaaatcagaagaaaggtcagaaatacatAGTCAGAGTTTCACTGAAATTGAAAGGCAAGCGCAGGTGGCTGAGAAACTGAAGGAGCAACAGGCAGAGCGGTTGGGCATGGGCTTGGTGTCCAGGAGCTCTATTTCTCACTCTGTCCTCTCTGAGATGCAAGTGATAGAACAAGAAACGCCAGTGACTACAAAGTCCACACGGTCCCAGCTAGATTTCTTTGAAGACATCGGAAGCTTCACATCTGGACCACCAAAGTACAAAGATAATCCTTTTTCATTAGGCGATGCCTTCAGCTCACAGTGGGAGACAGACAACTCCTCTTGGGGGATGgacaaaggggaagaggaggcagaCATTGCCATCTCCAGCATCCGGCCTATTGGTGACAGACCCATTaacagaagagagacagagagcaagATATCAGTAGTGGAGTCCAATGAAGCTCAGCAGAAGTTTGCAGGGGCCAAAGTCATCTCATCTGATATGTTCTTTGGACGGGAAGCTGATACAGTTCCAGTGGCTGAATATTTGACCGATCTTCAGTCAACAATGAGAGTGGCAAGAGACATCGCACAAGAACATCTAGCTGTAGCCCAGCAGAGACAGAAGAGCTACTATGACAGGTCAgccaaaccaagaagcaagcggAGGTTATTTTTCGATGGAGAGAGTGGTAAAGACCCTGACGTGATGGGGATTGGTAGTTTTAACCATCAACAGTTTACTTTCAAGATTCTACAAAAATGCTTGGACTGTTTCGCAGGACTTCTTAaatga